A single region of the Pontibacter kalidii genome encodes:
- a CDS encoding peptidylprolyl isomerase, which produces MKIRYTWLLALGTLASCQYLPLQRSTTSTVQPSNNKFGDVTLQQIYTLQDERNATGLLPYLSNPNTSYRRHAALAFASVQDTTALDALQSMLEDSVASVREASAYALGQIGHNRSEAEIINRIKEEQNPEVQAQLLQALGKVGSAQAADFLAAYKATTPHALAGQAWGMYRLGLRQQQNQQVVQKAIELLSPSTIYEARLAAAHFLARTPKLDLTQYRRQLLNAATSDKAPEVRMATAQALAKVRALDKATFLSTIVQSDPDYRVRLSAVRSMSGLEFSEISKAILAALQDQNVNTAVATSEFLLANSAGVPAQALLNVLPNLLDARVRSNVIWVILKNSQVQNRVYLNPRYKQQYQNARTAYDKAHLLKALSGDINNHEFIAEQVFVAEEPVIATTGMEALILMRQQPDFPKRLEPAFADIFRHAVASGDVALVGMAAAAIRDPKLNLRSQYSSYTFLNQAQQKLQLPRDMETNIELQKTIDYLSGKQESQTPQNPFTHPIDWELVKTIHTNQQVLLRTEKGSITLQLFVEDAPGSVANFVELTQQDFFNGLYFHRVVPNFVAQGGDKRGDGWGSSDYSIRSEFTPMHYYEGYVGMASAGKDTESNQWFITHSPAPHLDGRYTIFAKVIDGMDVVHRLEVGDKIVDVEVLGLQPAVTSAAE; this is translated from the coding sequence ATGAAAATACGCTATACCTGGTTGCTTGCCCTGGGCACGCTGGCCTCTTGCCAATACCTGCCCCTGCAGCGCAGCACCACCAGCACTGTGCAGCCCTCCAACAACAAGTTCGGCGATGTAACCCTGCAGCAAATCTATACTTTGCAGGACGAGCGCAATGCCACGGGGCTGCTGCCCTACCTCAGCAACCCGAATACCTCTTACCGCCGCCACGCCGCGCTGGCCTTTGCCTCTGTGCAGGATACCACTGCCCTGGATGCCTTGCAAAGCATGCTGGAGGACTCGGTTGCGTCTGTACGGGAAGCCAGCGCCTATGCCCTGGGTCAGATCGGCCATAACCGCTCCGAGGCGGAGATCATCAACAGGATTAAGGAGGAGCAGAACCCAGAGGTGCAGGCACAACTGCTGCAGGCACTGGGAAAGGTAGGCTCAGCCCAGGCGGCTGATTTTCTGGCCGCTTACAAAGCCACTACCCCCCATGCCCTGGCCGGACAGGCGTGGGGCATGTACCGCCTGGGCCTGCGCCAGCAGCAGAACCAGCAGGTAGTGCAGAAGGCCATCGAGCTGTTATCTCCCAGCACCATTTATGAGGCACGGCTGGCTGCCGCGCACTTTTTGGCCCGCACCCCAAAACTGGACCTGACGCAGTACCGCCGACAGCTGCTGAACGCCGCCACATCAGACAAGGCACCGGAGGTACGCATGGCTACCGCGCAGGCACTGGCCAAGGTCAGGGCGCTGGATAAAGCCACGTTTCTGTCTACCATCGTGCAGAGCGACCCCGATTACCGGGTGCGCCTGAGTGCGGTGCGCTCTATGAGCGGACTGGAGTTCTCCGAGATCAGCAAGGCCATACTTGCCGCGCTGCAGGATCAGAACGTGAACACGGCCGTGGCCACCTCGGAGTTTCTGCTTGCCAACAGCGCCGGCGTGCCGGCCCAGGCGCTGCTCAACGTGCTGCCCAACCTGCTCGATGCCCGCGTGCGCAGCAATGTGATCTGGGTGATCCTGAAAAACAGCCAGGTGCAGAACCGCGTGTACCTGAACCCGCGCTACAAGCAGCAGTACCAGAATGCCCGCACCGCCTACGACAAGGCACATTTGCTCAAAGCCCTCTCCGGCGACATCAACAACCATGAGTTTATAGCCGAGCAGGTGTTTGTGGCCGAGGAGCCCGTGATTGCCACCACCGGCATGGAGGCCCTGATCCTGATGCGCCAGCAGCCTGACTTCCCCAAGCGACTGGAACCTGCCTTTGCCGATATCTTCAGGCATGCCGTAGCCTCCGGCGATGTGGCCCTGGTGGGCATGGCTGCCGCCGCCATCCGCGACCCGAAGCTTAACCTGCGCAGCCAGTACAGCAGCTATACTTTCCTGAACCAGGCACAGCAAAAGCTGCAGCTGCCCCGCGATATGGAAACCAACATTGAGCTACAGAAGACCATTGACTACCTGAGCGGCAAGCAGGAAAGCCAAACGCCGCAGAACCCCTTTACCCATCCCATAGACTGGGAGCTGGTGAAAACCATCCATACCAACCAGCAAGTGCTGCTACGCACCGAGAAAGGAAGTATAACCCTGCAGCTTTTTGTGGAGGATGCCCCCGGCTCGGTGGCCAACTTCGTGGAGCTCACGCAGCAGGACTTCTTCAACGGTTTATACTTCCACCGGGTGGTGCCAAACTTTGTGGCGCAGGGCGGCGATAAGCGTGGCGATGGCTGGGGCAGCTCCGACTACTCCATCCGCTCCGAGTTCACCCCGATGCATTATTACGAGGGCTACGTGGGCATGGCCTCTGCCGGCAAGGACACCGAGAGCAACCAATGGTTCATCACCCACTCCCCCGCCCCGCACCTGGATGGGCGCTACACCATCTTCGCCAAGGTAATTGACGGCATGGACGTGGTGCACCGCCTGGAGGTAGGTGATAAGATAGTGGATGTAGAGGTGCTGGGCCTGCAGCCAGCGGTAACGAGTGCGGCCGAATAA
- a CDS encoding VOC family protein, which produces MQEVWAEELPVAQVRIARPTDKLLEVARFYCQGLGLGLRLLGGFESHSGYDGIMVGLPGFPYHLEFTQHEHGSPCPAPTKDNLLVLYIPDQQRINLIVARLESIGYPAVEPENPYWKAKGAITIEDPDGWRLVLMPARGIG; this is translated from the coding sequence ATGCAGGAAGTATGGGCTGAGGAACTGCCGGTGGCGCAGGTGCGGATAGCCCGCCCCACCGATAAACTGCTGGAGGTAGCGCGTTTCTACTGCCAGGGCCTTGGCCTTGGCCTGCGCCTACTCGGAGGGTTTGAAAGCCACAGCGGTTACGACGGCATTATGGTAGGGCTTCCGGGGTTTCCGTACCACCTGGAGTTTACGCAACATGAACACGGCAGCCCCTGCCCTGCCCCCACCAAGGATAACCTGCTGGTGCTCTATATCCCGGATCAGCAACGTATAAACCTGATTGTGGCGCGCCTGGAAAGTATAGGATACCCGGCAGTGGAGCCTGAAAATCCCTACTGGAAGGCCAAGGGTGCCATTACCATAGAAGACCCTGACGGCTGGCGCCTCGTGCTAATGCCTGCCCGGGGGATAGGATAA
- a CDS encoding thioredoxin family protein has protein sequence MKDTTMANSVITSEHLQKAITYTQYREMIDKLLAENKTTGNDHSEAMVAYTRMNMHRMRRVEKTVLGNEMVQVMLSVQTPMTWVVLTEAWCGDAAQSLPTIVKIADASPLVEVKLLLRDENLDVMDAYLTNGGRSIPKLIALKTDTMEVLGTWGPRPEPAQRLYQEMKEQNLPFNEFAEKLHGWYAKDKSRSLQQELVTLINDWSKITAPEDMAYERCS, from the coding sequence ATGAAAGATACGACAATGGCAAATTCAGTTATCACTTCCGAGCACCTTCAAAAGGCTATCACCTATACGCAGTACCGCGAGATGATCGACAAGCTGCTGGCTGAGAACAAAACCACTGGCAACGATCATTCTGAGGCTATGGTGGCCTATACCCGCATGAACATGCACCGTATGCGCCGTGTGGAGAAAACCGTGTTGGGAAATGAGATGGTGCAGGTGATGCTGAGCGTGCAGACGCCTATGACGTGGGTGGTGCTGACGGAAGCCTGGTGTGGCGATGCGGCACAGAGCCTGCCTACCATTGTGAAAATTGCCGATGCCTCCCCGCTGGTAGAGGTGAAGCTGTTGCTGCGCGATGAGAACCTGGATGTGATGGACGCCTACCTGACCAACGGGGGGCGCTCTATTCCGAAACTCATTGCCCTGAAAACCGATACGATGGAGGTGCTGGGAACCTGGGGCCCGCGCCCTGAGCCAGCCCAGCGACTGTACCAGGAGATGAAGGAGCAGAACCTGCCTTTCAACGAGTTTGCCGAGAAACTGCACGGCTGGTACGCCAAGGACAAAAGCCGCTCGCTGCAGCAGGAGCTTGTCACCCTGATCAATGACTGGTCCAAGATTACTGCGCCGGAAGATATGGCTTATGAGCGTTGCTCGTAA
- a CDS encoding NAD-dependent epimerase/dehydratase family protein has protein sequence MATDISRFLVLGGTGSIGYAFTQELLQHWQQVVLLVRNRQKAQKLFGPWPTLQLVEGDAQDVELLKKLGAAATHIFHGVNYPYGKWEGNMERVTQNVVEAAAINKATIFFPGNIYNFGLTRTITEETPQKPSTKKGAIRVKLEQLLRQAAAQGKCRVVTLRLPDFWGPNVLNEGIAPIFRGALKGKPMPWLYRNDIPHQLVYTPDAAHAFYELAKLPLQDAYTEYNYAGEVVASIKEWQAQIAQAAGTEAWYKVYPGWLFRLMGLFSTNMREISEMGYLWQNTILLNDDKLRRTLPHLKRTPMKQAIAETLAWHRGV, from the coding sequence ATGGCTACGGACATCTCCAGATTTTTAGTGCTAGGCGGCACAGGCAGCATTGGGTATGCCTTTACACAGGAGCTTTTGCAACACTGGCAGCAGGTAGTGCTACTGGTACGAAACAGGCAGAAGGCACAGAAGTTATTTGGTCCCTGGCCCACGCTACAATTAGTGGAAGGAGACGCGCAGGACGTTGAACTGCTGAAAAAGCTGGGAGCAGCGGCAACGCACATTTTCCATGGGGTAAATTACCCTTACGGAAAGTGGGAAGGCAATATGGAGCGCGTAACGCAAAACGTGGTTGAGGCAGCGGCCATAAACAAAGCTACGATTTTTTTCCCAGGAAACATATATAATTTTGGATTAACCCGCACCATCACCGAGGAAACACCCCAAAAACCAAGCACTAAAAAGGGAGCCATACGGGTAAAGCTGGAGCAATTGCTGCGGCAGGCGGCAGCCCAAGGCAAGTGCCGTGTTGTTACGTTGCGCCTACCCGACTTCTGGGGCCCAAACGTGTTAAACGAAGGGATAGCGCCTATTTTTAGAGGAGCACTGAAGGGCAAGCCCATGCCCTGGCTCTACCGAAACGACATACCACACCAACTGGTCTACACTCCCGATGCCGCCCACGCCTTCTACGAGCTGGCAAAGCTGCCTCTGCAGGACGCCTACACCGAATATAACTATGCCGGGGAGGTGGTAGCAAGTATAAAGGAGTGGCAGGCACAGATAGCCCAGGCAGCGGGCACCGAAGCCTGGTATAAAGTATACCCGGGCTGGCTTTTCAGGCTGATGGGGCTTTTCTCCACAAACATGCGTGAGATCAGTGAAATGGGTTATCTCTGGCAAAACACCATCCTGCTAAACGACGACAAGCTGCGCCGTACGTTGCCCCATTTAAAGCGCACCCCAATGAAGCAGGCCATCGCCGAAACGCTGGCGTGGCACAGGGGAGTTTGA
- a CDS encoding DUF1684 domain-containing protein yields MKKLLITAALAGFILSSCSQTQTDIEAQRMESATEADSSYVASIDQWHATRVENLQKEDGWLALAGLYWLEPGSSSFGSAKGGKIVFPEGTIAQQAGQFILEGDVVKLQVNQGVAITLNGEPVQQEAVVYTAEMEQPAEMRYGSLKWVVIKRGDKFAVRLWDAESEARKSFAGLERYPVQPEWRLEARLEQNPLPKQIPITNVLGQTSQEPSPGAVVFTVEGQQYSLDALEEGDELFIIFADKTNGTDTYGSGRYLYMPKPDASGKTYIDFNKAYTPPCAFTGYATCPLPPRQNFLPISVTAGEKSKH; encoded by the coding sequence ATGAAAAAGTTACTTATTACCGCCGCATTGGCCGGCTTTATACTTTCCTCTTGCTCCCAAACCCAAACAGATATAGAAGCACAACGTATGGAGTCCGCTACGGAAGCCGATTCCAGCTACGTGGCAAGTATAGACCAGTGGCACGCCACGCGGGTGGAGAACCTGCAGAAGGAAGACGGCTGGTTAGCGCTGGCGGGGCTATACTGGCTGGAGCCGGGCAGCAGCAGCTTTGGCAGTGCCAAGGGTGGCAAGATAGTGTTTCCGGAGGGGACGATAGCCCAGCAGGCAGGCCAGTTCATACTGGAGGGCGATGTGGTGAAGCTGCAGGTAAACCAAGGCGTTGCTATTACGCTGAACGGCGAGCCGGTGCAGCAGGAGGCGGTAGTGTATACTGCCGAGATGGAGCAACCGGCAGAAATGCGCTACGGATCGCTGAAGTGGGTGGTGATCAAGCGCGGCGACAAGTTCGCAGTGAGGCTGTGGGATGCCGAGAGCGAGGCGCGGAAGAGCTTCGCTGGCTTAGAGCGCTACCCGGTGCAGCCGGAGTGGAGGCTGGAGGCAAGGCTGGAGCAGAACCCGCTGCCAAAGCAGATCCCGATCACGAACGTGCTGGGGCAAACTTCGCAGGAGCCGTCGCCGGGGGCGGTGGTGTTTACCGTGGAGGGCCAGCAGTATAGCCTGGATGCCCTGGAGGAGGGCGATGAGCTGTTCATCATCTTCGCCGATAAAACCAACGGCACCGATACCTATGGCTCCGGCCGCTACCTTTACATGCCCAAGCCGGATGCCAGTGGCAAAACCTACATCGACTTTAACAAAGCCTATACACCGCCCTGCGCGTTTACCGGTTACGCCACCTGCCCCCTGCCGCCAAGGCAGAATTTCCTGCCCATCAGCGTAACTGCCGGCGAGAAAAGCAAACATTAG
- a CDS encoding AraC family transcriptional regulator has translation MNQEDHSLAAPSVGLLLHVLRQQGQDVDGICRQAGLDQRLVQDVNARIPVETVQELWNAAIAATQDPDLALHVAESINPTAMGTIAYVMMNAATLHESLLKLCKYQDIICGAIRTSLEVQGRQALVKLQAASPALQHPRNALDSELVIYKNAFSALVGQELKYKQVLFAYPKPESTQEHERIFAGTELVFSAKYSGLVLEADCLQLPVVTANPELNRFFEKYAEEYLQKLHEPKTIRERVQREIVHLLKGEEPGINTVARSLAMSVRSLQGKLKEEGTTYQTLLDEVRKQIALKHLQDNQSTITDIAYLLGFSEPSVFSRSFKKWTGVPPATYRQRMAVA, from the coding sequence ATGAACCAGGAAGACCACTCGCTCGCAGCACCTTCGGTAGGGTTGCTGTTGCACGTGCTGCGCCAGCAGGGACAGGACGTGGATGGTATTTGCCGGCAGGCGGGGCTGGACCAGCGGCTGGTGCAGGATGTGAACGCCCGCATTCCGGTGGAGACGGTGCAGGAGCTGTGGAACGCGGCCATCGCCGCCACCCAGGACCCGGACCTGGCCCTGCACGTGGCCGAAAGTATAAACCCCACCGCGATGGGCACCATTGCCTACGTGATGATGAACGCGGCCACGCTGCACGAATCGCTGCTGAAGCTGTGCAAGTACCAGGATATTATCTGCGGCGCTATCCGTACAAGCCTGGAGGTGCAGGGAAGGCAGGCGCTCGTAAAACTGCAGGCAGCAAGCCCCGCGCTGCAGCATCCGCGCAACGCCCTGGACTCGGAGCTGGTGATTTATAAAAACGCTTTCTCGGCGCTGGTAGGGCAGGAACTGAAGTATAAACAGGTGCTGTTTGCCTATCCAAAGCCGGAGAGTACACAGGAGCACGAGCGAATTTTTGCAGGGACCGAGCTGGTGTTCTCTGCCAAGTATAGCGGGCTTGTCTTGGAGGCAGATTGCCTGCAGCTGCCGGTGGTAACAGCCAACCCTGAGCTGAACCGGTTCTTCGAGAAGTATGCCGAGGAGTACCTGCAGAAGCTGCACGAGCCCAAAACAATACGGGAGCGGGTGCAGCGTGAGATCGTCCATCTGCTGAAGGGGGAGGAGCCAGGTATAAACACCGTGGCCCGCAGCCTGGCTATGAGCGTGCGCAGCCTGCAGGGCAAGCTGAAAGAAGAAGGCACCACCTACCAAACCCTGCTGGACGAGGTGCGCAAGCAAATCGCCCTAAAGCACCTGCAGGACAACCAGAGCACCATCACCGACATCGCCTACCTGCTGGGTTTCTCGGAGCCAAGTGTTTTCTCCCGCTCTTTCAAGAAATGGACCGGCGTGCCCCCGGCCACTTACCGGCAGCGAATGGCTGTAGCGTAG
- a CDS encoding DUF6334 family protein, protein MMEIFDKLDSFTGKAVTQALALHELEFGWLQQVAFQIEGVWLVVGVNEETDEVMLSILPEPDFRALEQQFSFTQISNQQKQIAWTWRMTNQHGYEDGFQLAFDDVEGTHVQLLAEASQLRLTIFRKY, encoded by the coding sequence ATGATGGAAATTTTTGATAAGCTGGACTCCTTCACCGGAAAAGCAGTCACCCAGGCCTTGGCCCTGCACGAGTTGGAGTTTGGCTGGCTGCAGCAGGTGGCCTTTCAAATAGAGGGAGTGTGGCTGGTGGTAGGGGTAAATGAGGAAACGGACGAGGTCATGCTTTCGATACTTCCGGAGCCGGACTTCAGGGCACTGGAGCAGCAGTTCAGTTTTACACAGATCTCGAACCAGCAGAAGCAGATCGCCTGGACCTGGCGCATGACCAACCAACATGGCTACGAAGACGGCTTCCAATTGGCGTTTGACGATGTGGAGGGAACACATGTGCAGTTGCTAGCGGAGGCATCGCAGTTAAGGCTTACCATTTTCCGGAAATACTGA